Proteins found in one Odontesthes bonariensis isolate fOdoBon6 chromosome 11, fOdoBon6.hap1, whole genome shotgun sequence genomic segment:
- the LOC142391235 gene encoding uncharacterized protein LOC142391235 gives MESRVIPNPILPVAGVHRNIAADSGAGPPSGGHHDDRTSNARTVTGRVLSDHSTPSNALMRCRRPFVMGTINKSTAREEARLIELAHCAEAQGVEILEMQEHRRVQTDDPIVYSRVERCTFISASAWRNEAQAATGGVGLMLGSRARKALRRVYHHTDRILSAEFSGNPVTTIIVVYSPTNVAPSDVEEKFFEDLVTAVRNVPAHNFLAILGDQTKSQDPYTEEVRKRFLQLDREVDPSGEYRRFVSANEEASRLCVPMMERVLTSMRSKHPEVVAARGKVEEARLNFEREPTAESRGELNEAVWGGLEGHQ, from the exons ATGGAGAGCAGAGTCATCCCAAATCCTATACTTCCAGTGGCGGGAGTCCACAGGAACATTGCGGCGGACAGTGGTGCTGGTCCTCCTTCTGGAGGACACCATGATGACAGGACCTCAAACGCTAGGACTGTCACAGGGAGGGTCCTGTCCGATCACAGCACTCCATCCAATGCACTCATGCGCTGTCGGAGACCATTTGTTATGGGAACCATCAACAAATCCACAGCGAGAGAAGAGGCGAGATTGATAGAGCTAGCACACTGTGCTGAGGCGCAGGGAGTGGAGATCCTAGAAATGCAAGAACACAGGAGAGTGCAAACTGATGACCCGATTGTCTACAGCAGAGTGGAGAGATGCACGTTCATTTCTGCATCTGCATGGAGGAACGAGGCTCAGGCCGCAACAGGCGGTGTAGGGTTAATGCTGGGATCCCGGGCACGTAAGGCTCTCCGTCGGGTTTACCACCACACCGACAGGATTTTGAGCGCAGAGTTCTCGGGCAACCCAGTAACAACAATCATAGTCGTGTACTCACCCACCAACGTGGCACCATCTGACGTGGAGGAGAAGTTCTTTGAGGACCTTGTAACAGCGGTCCGTAACGTCCCAGCGCACAACTTCCTGGCAATCCTTGGGGACCAAACCAAGTCCCAAGATCC ATACACAGAGGAGGTGAGGAAACGATTCCTCCAGCTGGACAGGGAGGTGGATCCTAGTGGCGAATACAGGAGATTCGTCTCTGCGAATGAGGAGGCGTCCAGGCTGTGCGTACCCATGATGGAGAGAGTCCTAACCTCCATGCGATCCAAACACCCAGAGGTCGTAGCAGCACGAGGGAAAGTGGAGGAAGCCCGCCTCAACTTTGAGCGGGAGCCAACTGCAGAGAGTCGTGGCGAGCTGAATGAAGCAGTATGGGGAGGCCTGGAGGGTCATCAATGA